The genomic region CAAATGATTTAAAGAAAAAATTTTTTTCTTTATACCTTATGTGGTTATATGTGTGTAAATTTCAGTAGTTTTTGAACCGGAATGCCCTAAAAAACTTTGTATATACCTTAAATCAGTCCCATTTTCCAGCGAGTGAGTGGCAAAGCTATGTCTTAATGTGTGCATACTCACCTCCTTTTTTATTTCTGCTTTTTTATCACTGCTGTTCAAAATAATTTACAAAAAAAAATGCTAGTATAAACGCAAAACGAAAGGGAAAAATTGAATTTTAAAAATCAAGCCTCCGGTGTTTTAACCGCATATTTCCCGACAAGTTTTATGAAATTTTCTCTTGGAAGTAAACTTATGATTTGACTTAAGAGCGTTATTTTTACAATGGGTTTGTTTGTTTGTTTGTTGCCAACCCATTCAATTTTTTTTTATTTTGGACAGCTGTGATTACGAATAGATTTTTGATCAGATCAAAAGTCATTTCTTTTTTACCGTTTTCAGCGATAAAACAACTGTTGTACCGGCCAAAGCACAAATAGCGACAATGATTTTGATGGGATCAGACTGTATAAAAAAGATGATGGATATTGAGGTCATGGCTATCATCAGTATGATGGAGATGAGTTTATTCCGGAGGCTGATACCTTTTTTTTCGGCAAAATCTTTTAATAATGAGCCGAATATACGATGATTGTTCAGCCAGTGATATAGTTTGGGCGAACTTTTGATAAATGCAGCAGAAGCTAACAACAGAAAGGGTGTGGCTGGAAGTCCCGGTACAATAATTCCCAGGACGGCAAGCCCTACAAACAAAATTCCTGCTGTGATAAAAAGAAACTTCATTTTAAAAGTCGGGAGATGTTGCAAAAAAAATGCAGTTAATAAAGAAAGAAAGACAATAACATGGTGATATTTTGCAGTAACTTTATGGCATTTAAAAAGTTTTCGTTGAAAAGATCAGCAAATAAAGGAGTACACTTTTGAATTGACCGTAAGTTTCGTCAATCCACCTGATAAATGTTGGATTTTCAGCAAAATTCAAATAAAACTTTTATGGTTGGGTTCAG from Sphingobacteriales bacterium harbors:
- a CDS encoding DUF454 domain-containing protein; its protein translation is MKFLFITAGILFVGLAVLGIIVPGLPATPFLLLASAAFIKSSPKLYHWLNNHRIFGSLLKDFAEKKGISLRNKLISIILMIAMTSISIIFFIQSDPIKIIVAICALAGTTVVLSLKTVKKK